The DNA sequence TTTTTCATGAAGAGGTACATATCGCACGCACATGAGGGGGTCCTGCCCCATGTCAACAGGGACACTTCTGGCGATCATCATCCCCGTCGTGGTGGTGATCGCCGTGGCGGCCGTGGCGGTCTCGCTGCTCATGCGCCGCCGGAAGCTGCGCGAGCGCTTCGGCCCGGAGTACGAACGGACGGTGGAGGACGCCGACAGCCGCATGGCCGGCGAGCGGGAGCTCAGGGCCCGCGAGAAACGGCATGACTCGCTCGACATCAAGCCGCTGGAGGACAGCGCCAGGGATCGGTACACACGGGACTGGACCAGCGTGCAGGAAGAGTTCGTGGACCGCCCGGAGGACGCCGTGCACCACGCCGACCGCCTGGTGACCTCCTTGATGCACGAGCGCGGCTACCCGACCCAGGACTTCGAGCAACAGCTCAAGGACCTCTCGGTCGAGCACGGCCGCACGCTCGAGCACTATCGGGCCGCCCACGACGTCGACGTGCTCAGCACCCGGCACGAGGCGACCACCGAACAATTGCGGGGTGCCATGGTGCACTACCGGGCCCTGTTCGACGAGCTGCTCTCCGACGGCGGCGAACCCCGCCGCGCCCCGGCCTGAGACGGCTCGGCGAACGGCCCGCCGCCCCGATCGGGAAAGCCCAGGACCTCCGGAGCGGAGGAGACATGCAACACAAGGACATACCGGACACCGCCGCCGCGAGCGGCCTGTCCACCGACGACCTCGCCCAGCCCCGCGACACCTCCACGGGGGAGGGCGCGGAGAGCACACCGGCCGAGGTGCCGACCTTCCCCGGCGAGAGCACGAGCACGCCGGGCAGGCCCGCCGAGGACGAGGCGGTGGGAGCCGGTTCCGGCACCGGGCCGCACGCCGCGGACCGGGACGCCCACGCCGAGGACGAGGCCCCCCAGCTCCTCACCCCCGAGGACGAGGAAGGGTTCCGCACACGCTGGCAGGAGGTACAGAACAAGTTCGTGGACGACCCGCGCGACGCCGTGCACACCGCCGACGCCCTCGTCGCCGACGTGATGCAGAGGCTGGCCGCCACCTTCGCCGACCACAAGCAGGAACTGGAAGGACAGTGGAACCGGGGCGAACAGGCGGACACCGAGGACCTGCGTCTGGCCCTGCGCCACTACCGCGCGTTCTTCAACCGCCTGCTCGTCACCTGACACGACGCGACGGCGCGGCGGTGGACGCGCCGGGCCGGGGCCGGACCCGCCCAGTACCGGCGGGTCCGGCCCCGCACGGCCTCGGCCCCCTGCCGGACGACCCCGATCAGTACGGTCGGGAGTTGATGTACCCGAGCAGCACGATCACCGCGACGACACAGCCCAGCACCACGACCGTCGACACCCAGGACGAGCGGCGGGACGACCCCCGGTGCTCCGGGTCGGCGCGGAACGGGACCGGGCCGGGAGGGTTGTCCTTCCAGCGCGCGGCGAGCATCCGGGCCCGCGCGGAGGGCTCCTTGTGTTCGGCGCCGTCCGCCCACGTGAGGTCGAACTCCCGCTCCTCGTCGTCCCTCTCGGACATCCCCGTGACCTTCCTCGAACAACAGTGTCAGCGTCTATGATCCCGCGCCGCGCCCACCGACGGAAGCGTTCCGGACACGACGGCGCCCCCGCCCCGGAGAACCGGGAACGGGGGCGGGAGCGGGGGCGCCGTACGAGCTCACGTGACACACACGCAGCAGCCGATCACACGTCGAAGTACAGCTCGAACTCGTGCGGGTGCGGGCGGAGCTGGAGCGGGGCGATCTCGTTCTGGCGCTTGAAGTCGATCCACGTCTCGATCAGGTCCGGCGTGAAGACGTCGCCCTGGAGGAGGAACTCGTGGTCGGCCTCCAGGCGGTCGAGGACCGCGCCGAGGGAGGTCGGGACCTGGGCCACGCCCGCGTGCTCCTCGGGAGCCAGCTCGTAGAGGTCCTTGTCGATCGGCTCGGCCGGCTCGATCTTGTTCTTGATGCCGTCCAGGCCCGCGAGGAGCAGCGCCGAGAAGGCCAGGTACGGGTTGCCGGAGGCGTCCGGGGCGCGGAACTCGACGCGCTTGGCCTTCGGGTTGGAACCGGTGATCGGGATGCGCATCGCGGCGGAACGGTTGCGCTGCGAGTACACCAGGTTCACCGGGGCCTCGAAGCCCGGCACCAGGCGGTGGTACGAGTTCACCGTCGGGTTGGTGAAGGCCAGCAGCGACGGGGCGTGCTTGAGGATGCCGCCGATGTAGTAGCGGGCCATGTCCGACAGCCCGGCGTAGCCCTGCTCGTCGTAGAAGAGGGGCTCGCCGCCCGCCCACAGCGACTGGTGGACGTGCATGCCCGAGCCGTTGTCACCGAAGATCGGCTTCGGCATGAAGGTCGCGGTCTTGCCGTTGCGCCAGGCGACGTTCTTCACGATGTACTTGAAGAGCTGCAGGTCGTCGGCGGCGGCGAGCAGCGTGTTGAACTTGTAGTTGATCTCGGCCTGGCCGGCGGTGCCCACCTCGTGGTGCTGGCGCTCGACCTTCAGGCCGGCCCGGTCCAGCTCCAGGGAGATCTCGGCGCGCAGGTCGGCGAAGTGGTCGACCGGCGGGACCGGGAAGTAGCCGCCCTTGTAGCGGACCTTGTAGCCGCGGTTGTCCTCCAGCGCACCGGTGTTCCAGGCGCCCGCCTCGGAGTCGATGTGGTAGAAGGACTCGTTCTCCGACGTCTTGAAGCGCACGCTGTCGAAGACGTAGAACTCGGCCTCGGGACCGAAGAACGCGGTGTCCGCGATGCCGGTGGAGGCCAGGTACGCCTCGGCCTTCTTGGCCACGTTGCGCGGGTCACGGGAGTACTGCTCGCCCGTGATCGGGTCGTGGATGAAGAAGTTGATGTTCAGCGTCTTGTCGCGGCGGAACGGGTCGACACGGGCGGTGGTCAGGTCCGCGCGCAGCGCCATGTCGGACTCGTGAATGGCCTGGAATCCACGGATCGAGGATCCGTCGAAGGCCAGCTCCTCGTCCGGGTCGAACGCGTCGACAGGCACCGTGAAGTGCTGCATGACACCCGGGAGGTCGCAGAAGCGGACGTCGACGAACTTGACGTCCTCGTCCGCGATGAACTTCTTGGCCTCGTCGGCGTTCTGGAACATCCAGCTCCTCCTACTCCCGACCGTCCCGCCGGGGTGGTAGATCGTTCGTGCGGCCAGTGCGGGTGGCACACGCTGCACTCGACCCTAGGGACGGGTCATTTCTCGGGCGTGACCCATTTGTTTCGCACAAGTTAACCGGGCCCTCTCCCACGGTAGCCCCGGCGCACCCCGCCGTCTCCCGGTCATATACGGGCGCAGTACCGTGGACGGGTGGACAACAGGCAAGCAATCGGATCATGGCTCTCCGGACCGCGCGCGGCCCTGGAGGACGCCGGTGCCGAGTT is a window from the Streptomyces capillispiralis genome containing:
- the glnA gene encoding type I glutamate--ammonia ligase, with protein sequence MFQNADEAKKFIADEDVKFVDVRFCDLPGVMQHFTVPVDAFDPDEELAFDGSSIRGFQAIHESDMALRADLTTARVDPFRRDKTLNINFFIHDPITGEQYSRDPRNVAKKAEAYLASTGIADTAFFGPEAEFYVFDSVRFKTSENESFYHIDSEAGAWNTGALEDNRGYKVRYKGGYFPVPPVDHFADLRAEISLELDRAGLKVERQHHEVGTAGQAEINYKFNTLLAAADDLQLFKYIVKNVAWRNGKTATFMPKPIFGDNGSGMHVHQSLWAGGEPLFYDEQGYAGLSDMARYYIGGILKHAPSLLAFTNPTVNSYHRLVPGFEAPVNLVYSQRNRSAAMRIPITGSNPKAKRVEFRAPDASGNPYLAFSALLLAGLDGIKNKIEPAEPIDKDLYELAPEEHAGVAQVPTSLGAVLDRLEADHEFLLQGDVFTPDLIETWIDFKRQNEIAPLQLRPHPHEFELYFDV